The nucleotide sequence TAACTTTCCCTTTACAGTGTAAGAAATCAACCAGAAAGCCAGCCAGATTTGTTTTTGCGGTCTCCATCTTGactaattattaaaatatcactTATACTAAAATATATCACTGGCTTATTTCATATTAAAACAcagaaattgttttgtttaacacTACGCCTCCTGGTTGGGCACAGtatagcatttggaccaatcagacacataactatttgttatatttaacaaataatatctaacacTCCCTCATCTAACCAAAAGGTCTATGGACCCTCAGTAGAGTTCCATATGCAGATTACCATGTCCTCACACAAAAGGTTGTAAAACACTCCCATATTTCCAACCTCCCACTTGGAATTTCAGCCTTTCTCATTGGACAAGCCAATCCTGAGAGGCATGAATCTTCTCAGACCTTAAAAGGCTCATGCACAGTTCCTCccatgttcttcttcttctgctaaGTATTCTGTGTCCATGTGGAGAGCCTGTGCTGGTGCGGGCATGCCCCAGTGGGCCCCAACACACAGCTCAGGCAGTCTGTGGGTCGCTTAGATTCTGAGGAGTGAGGATATGAGCTAGAACGCTTCTAAGGACACCCTAAGTTCATGCCAGGCCTTCGGCCTTGACTTTCTATTCGTCAAAGATCCTCAGACTTTGATGGTTCTTTCCCATCTGGAGTGCATCAGGACTCTCTTTTAGACAGGCGAGACGTGCATGTATCAAATTTAGacttattaattgatacattaagtatcattTGCACCctttacaaaggtgtgtttgaactaagaaactgatgttcccccaggctgtagatctgctgaatatcaaattgtatgaTAGCTCCATGTTTTATTTCTGTTCTCTTCACTATttaagctttaaccctttttccTATGCCCACTGTATGCGTGTATTTGTATATGtgtatgttagactagtttaagtgtttatgtagttaataaagtcttacttgTATCACACTTGTGgatgttcattgtttgctcatatctggagtccctaatcatgcagatttttgctacatgctctgagtaatattgtacaataagaaagttattttccttaaccaggaaattaacatttttagaatttacaTTGAGATTTTAAGTAAATACTTTCAGCAGATCTTCtaaatatttatgattaattataactagttatgattaattattcatattcaccCTTTAAGCTGATTTGCAACAACAGTCAACACACGAAATAAGGTTGGAGGAGCAAACAGTTTGTAAACCACATTAATGTTTATCCTTAAACATACTTACTATTTTATCCGGTGTCTTTTTCTTCAGAATTTGGCTGACAGTTCGGTCGAGTACTGCAGACTGCGCAGCTGTAGAAGATTATATTCCCAGATTATTCTCATTTCAATAAATCAAGCACTAACAGCTCTCTCACCATGAAAATCACCTCAATTAATGGGGAATTAACCACTGTttgatggtgaaaaaaaaaaactgaagcagGTACTGTCTGATGAGTAGTGATAATTAGGGAGAAAAGGTTTAATGAGCAGGGACTTATATCTCGTTCTCCCtatcccagaaaaaaaaaacataaaaagatgaggtgtaaagaaacaatttttttttcaggtgttttacctactgctgctgctgttttggACGTGGGTAGATTGGTGCAGTCTCCGATACCAAATACATTGGCGTAAGTCTTATGCTGAAGAGTGTTCTTGTCTACGTCCAGCCAGCCGGTCACATCGTCCAGCGAGGAGCCTTTCAGCACTGCAGGAGGTCCCATCGGAGGGGTGACGTGGATCATCTCATACTATGACCAACATGAAGGGTACGTGAGACACTTAAACTACTGCTTAACAGaattaaagatattttttgtttcatttaacaACAGCTACCTTGTAAACCTTTGTCTCTCCAGGTTTGTCCAGATTCTCAAAAATGGCTTCCTGTTTGTCGGCCCTCACCTCGATGAGATTGTGCCTGAGGTTTATGTTAATGTCCCGCTTCTTCACAATCTCCCACAAGGCATCAGCGTATTTCTTGACCCCAAACAGCTTTGGTAAGGGGGTGTTATAAATAATGTTGGCTTTGGACCGTTTCCCTGTctaaaaaataacattgtttaaaaaatattgtcattTCTTTTAGTGTTATTGAGTTGTAAATGAACTGTGGCAATACCATGTTAATATTTTGTTATGAATGAATACCATATTCACCCTGGTATTTACATGGCACTCCAAGCTACTTTGAATAATATCATGGTCTTACCATgttacagcaacaaaaacatggttTTTCCATGATAAATGCCcaatttctcacactctgctgctctgtgtttcacggaaacctggctgaatgatgccATTCCAGACAGTGCGCTCCATCCAGATCGCAATGCAGAATCAACAGGGAAATCGTGCAGTTGTGGGACATGCTTTTAAATCAATGAACGGttgtgtacagatgtaactgtgttaaagaagatgtgctgttcaGATCTAGAAGTGCTCTTtgttaactgcaagccgttctattcaccATGGGAGTttaactcgttcattctggtgagtgtttacattcctccgcaagcgcacgtgagcctggctttacagaaactcaatgatcagatcacagacacaggacaacaacacccagactctgttttaatcattcttggggactttaataaagccattctctcccgtgaactgccaaaatacagacagcatgttacatgtcctaccagagacagtaatatattggatcactgttacaccacaataaaggatgcatatcactttgttccacgagcagctttggggctATCTGACCACtgcctggttcatcttatacagacctacaggcagaaacttaaATATGCttaacctgtagtaaagactgtaaaaagatggaccaACGAAACAGAGCAGTATTTACAAGCTTGTtctgacctcactgattggagtgttttgaagctgctacctctgatctggatgaactcactgAGACTgtgacatcctatattagtttttgtgaggatatatgcattcctaccaggacttatttaacattcaacaatgataagccatggtttacagtaaaactcagacaccttcgtcaggccaaagaggatgcctacagaaatggggacagagtcttgtaaAATCAGGctaggaacacactgaacaaagagattagagcggctaaaaagacctacgctaaaaagttggaagaccagttcaCTTCCAACaactcaacttcagtgtggaaagggctgacagccgtcacaaactacaagacaccatccccctgcACTGAGGTAAATCAATCATCACTTGCTAAatacctgaatgagttttactgtagatttgaaacccccacacccattctgaccatctccctacacaacggTTAAAActtcctgcaatccccctcttcacacctcctgctcttcaaataaATGAAGGAGATGTGTGCCATGTCTTcatgaagaacaaaagaagaaaagcaccaggaccagatggcgttacaccagcctgtctgaaaacctgtgctgaccagctggcccccatcttttcacagattttCAACAGAtttctggagttgtgtgaagtgccttcctgcttcaaatgctccaccatcatccccactccaaagaaacccaagataacaggacttaacgattacaaacctgtggctctaacatctgtCATCATGAAGTCGTTttaaaactggttctggcttatctgaaggacatcaatggacccttactggaccccccgcagtttgcttaccgagaaAACAGGTCCATGGAttatgcaatcaacatgggatttcAATTCATCCTGCaaaatctggacaaaacagggacttatgtgaggatcctgtttgtggactttagttcgctttcaacaccatcatcccaacagccctccagaccaaactgacccagctctctgttcctagctctatctgtcagtggatcaccagctttctgacagataggcaacagctagtgagactggggaaattcatgtcaaacagctgctccaccaacactgttGCCTCTCAGGGATGTGTCTCCACTGGTCTTCTTcctgtacaccaatgactgcactTCTAAAGAGCCTTCTGTCAAGCTACTGCAGTTTTCGGACGACACTACGGTCACTACGTCATCGGTCTCATCCAGGACGGTTGAGCAgatggctgtctggtgcagtcttaacaacctggagctaaacacactcaaaactgtggagatgatcgtggaaaTCAGGAGAAACCTCACTGCTATCCTCCCACTCACCATCACAGatagcactgtggctgcagtggagtcattcagactCCTGGGAActaccatctctcaggacctgaagtgggacaatcacattgactccattgttaaaaaggcccaacaaaggttgtacttccttcgccagctgaggaagtttaacctgccacaggagctgctgaaacagttctactcagccgtcattgagtctgtcctgtgcacttcaataactgtctggtttggttcagctacaaaatcagacatcagaagactacagagaacagtCTGACTGCTGAAaagattattggtgctcccctgcccacccttgaATAACTGTAAACATCCGGACTCGTAAAAtgactctggatccctcacatctaAGTTACCCCCCTTtcgaacttttgccatctggctggCACCTCAGAGCTGTAAATACCAGGACAGTCAGgtacaagaacagtttcttcacccaggcaatctacctcacgAACAGTTAAATgtatatccttatatttatttgttagctCTCCATCCTAGTACACCTCTGCATCTAACTCTtttctattccattatcatctgTAGCACAACTGTtcatacaatgtatttatttgcaatgtatttttttgtttttgtttcagtgtactggaagcttatgtcactaaaacaaattcattGTATGTGCAACCATACTTGGATATAAAGCTCTTTCTAATTTTGATTTACATGGAATTACCCTTTTTCAACACAACATGGTATTGCCATTATACATGTCCAAAATACATTGGTGTTACCATGATATATGGCCAAAACATGGTATTACGTTTATTTATGTccacaaaatattatattaccatggtacatgtccaaaatatatagttttaccATGATATATGGCCAAAAACATGGCATTACTCTTTTAAGTTCAAAATATGGTATTACCATAGTACATGTCCAAAATGCATGGTGTTACCATGACAAATGACCCCCAAAAACATTATAACCTTTGTTTCTGGTTATTACCTTGATTTCTGTCCACAAAATGTATTATAAGTATTTAGTATTACCATGGTACGCATATGTAAAAAATGCATGGTGTTACCATGATATATGgtcaaaaacatggtattacctTGATTTCTGTCCACAAAATATTGTATTACTATGTTATGCATATGtccaaaatatattgttttaccaTGATATATGGccaaaaaacatggtattactaTGGTATTTACACTTGTCAGTGTCCACAGTATTGTCATTATACATGTCCAAAATACTTGGTTTCACCATGATATATGGCCAAAACATGGTTTTATCATGATATTTGTCTACGGATCATGTTATAACTAGCATACATGTCCAGAAATATAGTAACGGGATTATATTTTTGTAAGTGTATAAATAAAAGCTGattatttatgtactgtacatacgtacagtacagtatatttatacataaaatcGTGATTGTAACAAATTTTGGGGGATTTCAATGATTAAGAATGAACCTTTCTCAGGAAGGCATCAGAAAGGTACATGATTTTCTGAGGCGCTCCTCCACATTTGACGGGAGTGTTTGGGAAAGTGAACAAAGCATTGCCCTCCTTAAAGTTCTTCAAGGCATTCCATGTCTTTTCCACGGTTTTCACAGAGTAGTTTGAACCGATTTTGGGATGTTCAAACCCTTCAGGCAGGCCCTTGATCTGTAAACAGCAGAATTAAATCAATTAGACTGACaattttgaaatgaaaatctCATCAAACATCACACAAGTTATTGTTAagtcctccaccatggctcctccctacGTCTGTTATTTGTTCTTTGCCCGATCATCAGGCCACCTCCTGAACTTTCTCCCGGATGTGTCTGCCTGCCTTCATGCCAACCCTTTTCCATCCCACTTCCATTCCTTTGTCCTTCTCCATCTGACCTCTTTTTCTCCACGGCGCGAAGTCACGCCTTCCAGGAGatgggtaaaatgtcacagttatGGACTGTTTGACCTAGTTTCTTTCTCCTGGTGattgtgtcattatgttcaggtgtgtctaCTCATTATCCTCATTTACGTTCCCCATATAAGTTGCATTCTGTTCAGTGTTTCTTTGTCCATTCTTGTCGATGTATACATGTGTTTGCTGCCTGCTTGTAATGGATTATCCCTATGTGAattattaaagactgtttatcTGTCTTCTTTGAGCGTTTACTCTTGCGCCACACCGTGACATATACATGTCACTCCAAACATAGAACaaagttttaaatgttatttaacttgaACATTATTATCGAGTCTGATAGACAAATgtaattaacattacattaagaTTGGACACTTGCTCTGGACTGATGTAGCAATAACACCACACCCAAGCTGTATTAATGATACAACTACAGGAGCCAAAAATGCTTCTCTCAATCAAAGCATTCACTACATACAGTTAAGGTTTTACATTGTGCatatgaaactgaaaaaaaaactagcaATTTAGTCAATTAATTAGTCTATTCATTAATTCATAACATACCTTTTCATAATGCAGCTCAAGGCCAAGAGCTACAATCAGATAATCGTAGGAAATCTGAGAGAAGAAAAGAAGTTAACAGTTACATGATAAAAATAGTAAAGCTTGGTTAAGTTTGATTAAAGTGAGCCTTCCAGATCATGTggcaatttaataattataaaatgttagGGATGTTAATTTCGGTTATTACGACGCTCGTTAACCGATTGTTGTCCATtaaccgacaagattattttaaacaagaattgaattaaattagaaagtttaagtgtctgtgacccgttaaaatattaacatttgtttcccggggattaattttacatgtgcaaaaagcagcaaacaccagaacatgaggattcacatgcTCTTCATATCACATCATGCAGTGCTTCTGCGAgcggagaaaaacataataaagctataggctatatatataaaacaaataaataggcATATGAGAAATATAAATTTACTTGtatattaaattaagaaaatgaaaaatgtttctgcGGCGCGAAAGGAAACCAGACAGCAGAAAGTGGCATCCTATTTTTTTAGGCTTATTTTACACAcatagatttgtttttattgtgaatttacacAATTGATGGCAAACCATTTACAATTTGTGTTATCACCGTACCgctgtgatgtaatgcaaaacatttagttTTACGTGGATATTGGAAAGCGAGTgaagtaggctacataaataataatttggcattcaaatacatcgcaaatacagaaacatttgattttgtgtcgaatgagaaaTTCTCCGAAATTCTTAACAGTCGATTAACAGTTAACCGGTGAAAATGAACATCCCTACATGATATTCCTTCAAATTTTTTCATGTTACTTCATGTCAGCTATGACTATTTTATGATGGCACACCTTTTTGCTTCAATATAATGTGTAATATCATATTACACAACATTACTGATGCCACAAAATTTCCCAGCAATTTCAAAGAATTACTCAAAGGATTCAGCCTAGttctagactaaaatgtaagtctgagctgtttcaaatgaaagaaacctGGACTGACTGATCTTAAATAATACCAGTGCCTTTGTTTTTTCTAAGGcagatttataaaaattactttaatatcCTAATTGAACTATGACCTAAACCTGGCTTAGGATAAGCCATTAATCGCTAACTATCAACCTAAATACCTTTTTCCCAGAGTCTGTGTGGACGACGTTGTTCCTCGGATCACATACTGCCACTTTGGACTTGACCCATGTCACCCCTGATGGAATCACACTCGCTGTTGATCGTCCAGAAGATGCAACACTTTTGGCCCCTGCACCAACTAACGTCCATATCGGCTGATAGTAATGCACCTGGAGTCAAAAGTGCATTAGATGTATTGTTGAACATTGAGGAAACAATGCAAAGGTTTTTAAATAACATACCTTAAAAATGCAAACGTTTGGggtcttttttaatatttctgaaa is from Carassius carassius chromosome 43, fCarCar2.1, whole genome shotgun sequence and encodes:
- the LOC132125182 gene encoding sulfide:quinone oxidoreductase, mitochondrial-like isoform X2; translated protein: MTGQLHTQRLLSRQYCRVFSVINSQIHTSSGLVAKDHYKVLVLGGGAGGITMAARMKRKVHYYQPIWTLVGAGAKSVASSGRSTASVIPSGVTWVKSKVAVCDPRNNVVHTDSGKKISYDYLIVALGLELHYEKIKGLPEGFEHPKIGSNYSVKTVEKTWNALKNFKEGNALFTFPNTPVKCGGAPQKIMYLSDAFLRKTGKRSKANIIYNTPLPKLFGVKKYADALWEIVKKRDININLRHNLIEVRADKQEAIFENLDKPGETKVYKYEMIHVTPPMGPPAVLKGSSLDDVTGWLDVDKNTLQHKTYANVFGIGDCTNLPTSKTAAAVAAQSAVLDRTVSQILKKKTPDKIYDGYSSCPLVTSYNTAILAEFDYDGQPLETFPVDQSKESRVMYHMKADFMPLLYWHGLLKGFWGGPGPLRTIMHLGMK
- the LOC132125182 gene encoding sulfide:quinone oxidoreductase, mitochondrial-like isoform X3 encodes the protein MTGQLHTQRLLSRQYCRVFSVINSQIHTSSGLVAKDHYKVLVLGGGAGGITMAARMKRKVGAQNVAIVEPSEVHYYQPIWTLVGAGAKSVASSGRSTASVIPSGVTWVKSKVAVCDPRNNVVHTDSGKKISYDYLIVALGLELHYEKTGKRSKANIIYNTPLPKLFGVKKYADALWEIVKKRDININLRHNLIEVRADKQEAIFENLDKPGETKVYKYEMIHVTPPMGPPAVLKGSSLDDVTGWLDVDKNTLQHKTYANVFGIGDCTNLPTSKTAAAVAAQSAVLDRTVSQILKKKTPDKIYDGYSSCPLVTSYNTAILAEFDYDGQPLETFPVDQSKESRVMYHMKADFMPLLYWHGLLKGFWGGPGPLRTIMHLGMK
- the LOC132125182 gene encoding sulfide:quinone oxidoreductase, mitochondrial-like isoform X1, which gives rise to MTGQLHTQRLLSRQYCRVFSVINSQIHTSSGLVAKDHYKVLVLGGGAGGITMAARMKRKVGAQNVAIVEPSEVHYYQPIWTLVGAGAKSVASSGRSTASVIPSGVTWVKSKVAVCDPRNNVVHTDSGKKISYDYLIVALGLELHYEKIKGLPEGFEHPKIGSNYSVKTVEKTWNALKNFKEGNALFTFPNTPVKCGGAPQKIMYLSDAFLRKTGKRSKANIIYNTPLPKLFGVKKYADALWEIVKKRDININLRHNLIEVRADKQEAIFENLDKPGETKVYKYEMIHVTPPMGPPAVLKGSSLDDVTGWLDVDKNTLQHKTYANVFGIGDCTNLPTSKTAAAVAAQSAVLDRTVSQILKKKTPDKIYDGYSSCPLVTSYNTAILAEFDYDGQPLETFPVDQSKESRVMYHMKADFMPLLYWHGLLKGFWGGPGPLRTIMHLGMK